A region of Flavobacterium album DNA encodes the following proteins:
- the rplM gene encoding 50S ribosomal protein L13 has translation MNTLSYKTVSANKATAQKEWIVVDAEGHNLGRFASKVAMLLRGKYKTNYTPHVDCGDNVVVINAEKINLTGNKLDDKIYMRHTGYPGGQRTLTAKVMQAKNPAILVEKAVKGMLPKNKLGAELFRNLNVYVGPDHKHAAQSPKTVNLNDLK, from the coding sequence GTGAACACATTAAGCTACAAAACAGTTTCGGCTAACAAAGCGACTGCTCAGAAAGAGTGGATCGTTGTCGATGCTGAAGGGCATAATTTGGGCCGTTTTGCTTCTAAAGTTGCGATGCTTTTAAGGGGCAAATACAAAACAAATTATACACCGCACGTTGACTGTGGCGATAACGTAGTGGTTATCAACGCAGAAAAAATCAACCTTACAGGTAACAAACTTGACGACAAGATCTACATGCGTCATACCGGTTACCCAGGAGGACAAAGGACGCTTACCGCTAAGGTGATGCAGGCTAAGAACCCTGCTATCCTTGTTGAGAAAGCTGTAAAAGGAATGCTGCCTAAGAACAAGCTTGGCGCTGAGCTATTCCGCAATTTAAATGTATATGTAGGACCTGACCACAAGCATGCTGCTCAGTCGCCTAAAACCGTTAACTTAAACGACCTGAAGTAA
- a CDS encoding helix-turn-helix domain-containing protein, protein METKSWKEIKDAVYGVQGTERREELQRDFESFKIGLMLKKAREEKNLTQSQLAEIVDKKREYISRIENNGNNLTLKTLFDIVEKGLGGKVKIQIEL, encoded by the coding sequence ATGGAAACTAAAAGCTGGAAAGAGATAAAAGATGCTGTGTACGGTGTTCAGGGGACTGAAAGACGCGAAGAGCTTCAAAGAGATTTTGAGAGCTTTAAGATTGGTCTTATGCTAAAAAAAGCCCGTGAAGAAAAAAATTTAACCCAATCGCAATTAGCCGAAATAGTAGACAAAAAACGGGAATATATTTCGCGAATTGAAAATAATGGAAATAACCTGACACTTAAAACGCTTTTCGACATTGTAGAAAAAGGTTTAGGCGGTAAGGTAAAAATCCAAATCGAGCTATAA
- a CDS encoding alpha-amylase family glycosyl hydrolase, with amino-acid sequence MKKFTILFLLLGFIGFAQVTTNPTPVLADQPVTIYFDKAGTNLASYNGTIYVHTGLTVNGTDWSNVIGTWGSNAQPSLTLVSGTTYKLEIPTSLYAFYGVPTTSTITKMWFVFRAAGSSGPQTNPDISVNVGAFQVNLTAPAVNSTTILSSGGNLNITANNTGGPANYNLMSNGVSINTANNVSTFTYNHTGITANQNYELVVTQGTNVITKDFSAIVNPNTATEAMPAGMRDGINYNAGDATKATLVLNAPGKDFVYVAGSFNNWHPTSAYAMKKDPGGKFWLGLTGLTSGQVNTFQYWVVDQTPVANSPALVKVADPFSTLVLSPDDDPYITAATYPGLPVYPEGQRFDVSVLQTAQPSYPWQVTNFVKPAKEDLIIYELLVRDFTQGKTWDALSAKIDYFKNLHINAIELMPIMEFEGNISWGYNTTFHMANDKAYGTADSMKAFIDLCHENGIAVILDVALNHVYGRSPLARMWVNDPDGDGYGNTTTENPYCNVVATHSYSVGTDLNHQSALTQYYVQRTIEHWINDFHIDGFRWDLTKGFTQNCTNNETCTNNYQADRVAILKTYADMQWALNPNFYVIFEHLGVGSGPGSSAAEETEWANYRVGEGKGIMPWGKITDPYNQNTMGYATNSNFSSIDFENRGYSQPRLVGFAESHDEERLMYKNILYGGTSGSYDAGDLNTALDRMKAFGSVFLTVPGPKMIWEFGELGYEFSINRCEDGSINNGCRTNPKPIAFELGYDTNAERMSLYNTWAKMLKLRKENAVFHTNTFTVASGNLLPRLDIWSDAIPATQLKNVIVLANFNLTAQSVNTSFPFGGTWYNLMDNSPFDGSITSITLQPGEFRIFGNQAAIVLGNEEFSTTTIALYPNPAKNQFSLSTAAEKVEVYAVTGQLVRSFGAAEANTSFDVSSLGNGLYMVKVTDAANRQSTMKLVKE; translated from the coding sequence ATGAAAAAATTTACAATACTATTTTTACTATTAGGCTTCATCGGTTTTGCGCAGGTGACCACAAACCCCACCCCTGTGCTTGCAGACCAGCCGGTGACCATCTATTTTGACAAGGCAGGCACTAACCTGGCAAGTTATAACGGCACCATTTACGTACACACCGGCCTTACGGTGAACGGCACCGACTGGAGCAATGTTATAGGTACATGGGGCTCTAACGCACAGCCATCGCTAACGCTTGTTTCCGGCACAACCTACAAGCTGGAAATACCTACCAGCCTGTATGCGTTCTATGGTGTTCCTACTACGAGCACGATCACAAAAATGTGGTTCGTATTCCGTGCAGCGGGATCTTCGGGGCCGCAAACCAACCCTGACATTTCGGTAAACGTGGGAGCGTTCCAGGTGAACCTCACTGCACCTGCCGTAAACAGCACGACCATACTAAGCTCTGGCGGAAACCTTAACATTACGGCTAACAATACCGGCGGGCCCGCTAACTACAACCTCATGTCAAACGGTGTGAGTATCAATACCGCTAACAACGTTTCGACATTTACTTATAACCATACCGGCATTACGGCCAACCAGAATTATGAATTGGTAGTTACGCAGGGGACGAATGTGATCACCAAAGATTTCTCTGCCATTGTAAACCCAAATACAGCAACCGAAGCAATGCCTGCAGGTATGCGCGATGGCATCAACTACAACGCGGGAGATGCGACAAAGGCTACGCTTGTACTTAACGCACCGGGCAAAGACTTTGTATATGTAGCAGGCAGCTTTAACAACTGGCACCCGACTTCGGCGTATGCCATGAAAAAAGATCCGGGAGGCAAATTCTGGCTGGGGCTTACAGGGCTTACATCGGGCCAGGTAAATACTTTCCAATACTGGGTAGTAGACCAGACTCCTGTTGCCAACTCGCCAGCACTTGTAAAAGTAGCCGACCCGTTCTCTACACTTGTACTATCGCCGGACGACGACCCTTATATTACTGCGGCTACATATCCGGGGCTGCCAGTTTATCCGGAAGGCCAGCGTTTTGACGTTAGCGTATTGCAAACGGCGCAGCCTTCTTACCCGTGGCAGGTTACCAATTTTGTGAAACCGGCCAAAGAAGACCTTATTATCTACGAATTGCTTGTAAGGGATTTTACACAGGGTAAAACGTGGGACGCATTAAGCGCGAAGATTGATTATTTCAAGAACCTGCACATCAACGCTATCGAGCTTATGCCGATCATGGAGTTTGAAGGCAATATTTCATGGGGTTACAATACTACTTTCCACATGGCTAATGATAAAGCCTATGGTACAGCAGATTCTATGAAAGCATTTATCGACCTTTGCCACGAAAATGGTATTGCTGTAATTCTTGACGTTGCCCTGAACCATGTATATGGCCGCTCTCCCCTTGCACGCATGTGGGTAAACGATCCTGACGGTGATGGTTATGGAAACACAACAACCGAAAACCCCTATTGTAATGTTGTTGCAACACACTCGTATAGTGTGGGCACCGACCTTAACCACCAGTCGGCCCTTACACAATATTATGTGCAAAGGACGATTGAGCACTGGATAAACGATTTCCATATCGACGGTTTCCGTTGGGACCTTACCAAAGGCTTTACACAAAACTGTACCAATAACGAAACCTGCACCAACAACTACCAGGCCGACAGGGTTGCGATATTGAAAACCTATGCCGATATGCAGTGGGCTTTAAACCCGAACTTCTATGTTATATTTGAACATCTTGGTGTAGGAAGCGGGCCGGGCAGCTCTGCCGCTGAAGAAACCGAATGGGCCAACTACCGTGTAGGTGAAGGAAAAGGCATCATGCCTTGGGGTAAAATAACCGACCCATATAACCAGAACACCATGGGGTATGCCACAAACAGCAACTTCAGTTCTATTGATTTTGAGAACAGGGGTTACAGCCAGCCAAGGCTTGTAGGCTTTGCAGAAAGCCATGACGAAGAAAGGCTGATGTATAAAAATATCCTGTACGGAGGAACGTCTGGCTCGTATGATGCCGGAGACCTTAACACGGCACTTGACAGGATGAAGGCCTTCGGGTCTGTATTCCTGACAGTACCGGGACCAAAAATGATTTGGGAATTTGGCGAGCTTGGTTACGAATTCAGCATCAACCGCTGCGAGGACGGAAGCATCAACAATGGCTGCCGTACCAATCCTAAGCCCATAGCTTTTGAGCTTGGATATGATACGAATGCTGAAAGGATGTCGCTGTACAACACCTGGGCAAAAATGCTAAAACTGCGTAAGGAGAATGCAGTTTTCCATACCAATACCTTTACCGTGGCATCGGGCAACCTGCTGCCAAGGCTCGACATATGGAGTGACGCTATACCTGCAACACAACTGAAAAATGTTATCGTGCTTGCCAACTTTAACCTTACAGCGCAATCGGTTAACACCAGCTTCCCTTTTGGAGGCACATGGTACAACCTTATGGACAACTCACCGTTTGACGGCTCTATAACAAGCATTACGCTTCAGCCGGGCGAGTTCAGGATATTTGGCAACCAGGCGGCCATAGTGCTTGGCAATGAAGAATTCAGTACTACTACTATCGCGTTATACCCTAACCCTGCGAAAAACCAGTTCAGCCTGAGCACTGCTGCCGAAAAGGTAGAAGTGTATGCTGTAACCGGCCAGCTGGTAAGGTCTTTTGGTGCGGCAGAGGCCAACACATCATTTGATGTGAGCAGCCTGGGCAACGGCCTGTATATGGTAAAAGTTACCGATGCAGCTAACCGCCAGAGCACCATGAAGCTTGTAAAAGAATAG
- a CDS encoding alpha-amylase family glycosyl hydrolase codes for MKKLLQKITACLLLLLLAATAQAQTTGVQFQVNMNQQIALGNFNPATQTVDIAGTFNNWGSPTTVLSDTDADGIYTGTITLTVGATVQFKTRINAQWNGTEEFSGGGPNRSYTVVANGIVSYWYNDVLPPDMLNVNAKANAYVVQPGEAVQFLDFSAGNPVSWQWSMPGATPGTSDLQNPVVAYGSTGNYNVTLTVTNADSESASRTFTNFIRVDAMETHWWNDRVFYEIFVRSFKDSNGDGKGDLQGLIDKLDYLNDGNPNTTTDLGITGIWLMPVQQSPSYHGYDVTDYMTVEQDYGNNPKFIEFMQAAHARGIKVIIDMVMNHTSDQHPWFISSRNPASDKRDWYIWEDTDPNTPGPFDNDPWHAYNGDWYYGAFTGSMPDLNFNNQEVHQAMEDVAEFWLNDMGVDGFRLDAVKFLYETATETQNAPQTIAYWQEFRNYYKSVNPDAFAVGEAWDVTSIAAEYVNNNGLDYCFEFELADAILNGLNSGSATDLTNQMEDVMKSYPFLQFGTILGNHDTNRVMSTFSSDMPKMKAASALLLTLPGIPYIYYGEEIGMTGVKPDELIRKPMQWAPISGAGFTTGTSWQAVNADYTTKNVAAQQASSTSLWNHYRNLIAMRQGQNALTKGTFKGVTTSSTAAFAFLRQYQDENILVVVNMGYATLANLTVSLPYGGITPGIYSGTELLSGGAMDFTIDSNGGFINMPLQPLAAKGVTIYKFSAPLSMADNSIVKASLYPNPAGNSFSITVASEKQRYIP; via the coding sequence ATGAAAAAATTGTTGCAAAAAATCACGGCCTGCCTCCTACTCTTGCTTTTGGCAGCTACAGCGCAGGCACAAACTACAGGAGTACAGTTTCAGGTGAACATGAACCAGCAGATAGCGCTGGGGAATTTTAACCCTGCCACGCAAACGGTGGATATCGCCGGGACATTCAACAACTGGGGCTCCCCTACTACCGTACTTTCCGATACCGATGCTGATGGCATTTATACCGGGACCATAACGCTTACGGTTGGTGCCACCGTACAATTCAAGACCCGTATCAATGCGCAGTGGAACGGCACGGAAGAATTTTCCGGAGGCGGCCCGAACCGCAGCTATACCGTTGTTGCAAATGGGATAGTATCCTATTGGTACAACGATGTGCTGCCGCCCGATATGCTAAATGTAAACGCGAAGGCCAATGCCTATGTAGTGCAACCCGGCGAAGCCGTACAATTTTTAGACTTTTCGGCAGGCAACCCAGTTTCGTGGCAATGGTCTATGCCCGGTGCAACTCCCGGGACATCTGACCTGCAAAACCCAGTTGTAGCTTATGGTTCAACCGGAAATTATAATGTAACGCTAACCGTTACAAATGCAGATAGCGAATCGGCAAGCCGGACATTTACCAATTTTATAAGGGTAGATGCCATGGAGACGCACTGGTGGAACGACCGTGTATTTTATGAAATATTCGTCCGCAGCTTTAAGGATAGCAATGGTGATGGCAAAGGCGACCTGCAGGGGCTTATTGATAAGCTGGACTACCTGAACGATGGCAACCCGAATACCACCACCGACCTTGGCATTACAGGAATCTGGCTGATGCCGGTACAGCAGTCGCCATCCTACCATGGGTATGACGTGACAGACTACATGACCGTGGAGCAGGATTACGGCAACAACCCAAAATTCATCGAGTTCATGCAGGCGGCTCATGCACGCGGCATAAAGGTGATCATCGACATGGTGATGAACCACACCAGCGACCAGCACCCGTGGTTCATTTCGAGCAGGAACCCGGCCAGCGACAAGCGCGACTGGTACATTTGGGAAGACACTGACCCGAACACTCCCGGCCCTTTCGACAATGACCCATGGCATGCTTACAATGGCGACTGGTACTACGGCGCTTTTACCGGGAGCATGCCCGACCTGAATTTCAACAACCAGGAAGTACACCAGGCAATGGAAGATGTGGCTGAATTTTGGCTCAACGATATGGGCGTGGATGGCTTCAGGCTCGATGCTGTGAAGTTTTTATACGAAACCGCTACCGAAACCCAGAATGCACCACAGACAATAGCTTATTGGCAGGAGTTCAGGAATTATTATAAGTCGGTAAATCCAGATGCCTTTGCTGTGGGCGAGGCTTGGGATGTTACCAGCATTGCCGCAGAGTATGTAAACAACAACGGCCTGGATTACTGCTTTGAATTTGAGCTGGCCGACGCGATACTGAATGGCCTGAACAGCGGCAGCGCCACCGATCTTACCAACCAGATGGAAGACGTAATGAAGTCGTACCCGTTCCTGCAATTTGGCACTATACTGGGCAACCATGACACCAACAGGGTAATGAGCACTTTTAGCAGCGATATGCCGAAGATGAAGGCAGCCTCTGCCCTGCTGCTTACCCTGCCGGGCATACCTTACATCTATTATGGTGAAGAGATAGGCATGACGGGCGTGAAACCGGATGAGCTAATCAGGAAGCCGATGCAGTGGGCGCCTATAAGCGGTGCAGGCTTTACTACAGGGACATCATGGCAGGCAGTCAATGCCGATTACACCACCAAAAACGTGGCGGCACAGCAGGCCAGCAGCACATCGTTATGGAACCACTACCGGAACCTGATCGCGATGAGGCAGGGTCAGAATGCGTTGACAAAAGGTACATTTAAAGGGGTAACAACATCTTCCACTGCGGCTTTCGCCTTCCTGAGGCAGTACCAGGATGAGAATATCCTTGTGGTGGTAAATATGGGCTATGCCACCCTCGCGAACCTGACGGTATCACTGCCGTACGGCGGGATAACGCCGGGTATCTATTCCGGCACAGAGCTATTGAGCGGCGGCGCGATGGATTTTACCATAGACAGCAACGGAGGTTTCATTAATATGCCGCTCCAGCCTCTTGCCGCAAAAGGAGTAACCATATATAAGTTTTCCGCGCCATTGAGTATGGCGGATAACAGTATCGTCAAAGCGAGCCTTTATCCTAACCCGGCAGGCAACAGCTTCAGCATTACGGTTGCTTCAGAAAAACAGAGGTATATACCATAA
- a CDS encoding T9SS type A sorting domain-containing protein, producing MVRSFGPASAETAFDISSLDKGLYLVKVTHGIGRMSTMKLVKE from the coding sequence TTGGTAAGAAGTTTCGGCCCTGCCAGTGCGGAAACTGCTTTTGATATCAGCAGCCTTGACAAAGGATTATATTTGGTGAAGGTAACGCATGGTATTGGGCGTATGAGTACAATGAAATTGGTGAAGGAGTAA
- the rpsI gene encoding 30S ribosomal protein S9 produces the protein MATIHKIGRRKTAVARIYLSEGTGKITVNKKELEVYFPTATLQYKVRQPLSMTNSAENFDVKVNVYGGGITGQAEAVRMAIARAMCEVDAENRGILKPEGLLTRDPRMVERKKFGQKKARKRFQFSKR, from the coding sequence ATGGCAACTATCCACAAAATCGGCAGGAGAAAAACTGCTGTTGCCCGTATCTACCTTAGCGAAGGCACTGGTAAGATCACGGTAAACAAAAAAGAACTTGAAGTGTACTTCCCAACCGCTACGCTACAGTACAAAGTACGCCAGCCGCTTTCTATGACGAACAGCGCTGAGAACTTTGACGTGAAAGTAAACGTATACGGAGGCGGTATCACAGGACAGGCTGAAGCTGTACGTATGGCTATCGCCCGCGCTATGTGCGAGGTTGATGCTGAGAACCGCGGCATCCTGAAGCCTGAAGGACTATTGACAAGGGACCCACGTATGGTTGAGCGTAAGAAATTCGGCCAGAAGAAAGCCCGTAAGAGATTCCAGTTCTCTAAACGTTAA
- a CDS encoding RagB/SusD family nutrient uptake outer membrane protein, with the protein MKNFRNKIILGFTALALGISSCTSDLDTKPKVEMSLENLLAKDPQAVEGLLSKMYGTFALSGPSGPGSSDISGNAGETGFLRGIINLQDFTADGMKNRWGDDGLDQLTTASDWTSRNKFFQYLYDRVYYIVPQTTNIILALENVDVANEEQIKSELRFIRALSYYYMIDCFGKGVLVNESNYGTTSPLPEASRTELFNYVESELLAIEPSMPVTNSYGRANKAVVRMLLAKLYLNAQVYTGTARWNDALNYTSLVINEGGYTLAPNFVSVFSGDNNTSSEIIFPLIADPVVSQSFANTTYIVNGSLGTETMPIGTFGATEGWSGHRATKAWYSLYGDLETSPDDRAKLFWTTGHNYEMENYKTWVDGYPSTKFRNTNFNGPSNATQFSPTDFPLFRLADAYLMYAECVVRGGGGSSSDALTYVNNVRTRSHAPAITASELTLDFILDERARELNLEGHRRTDLIRFGKFTGGSYVWPWKGNSAGGVAIPSTYNVFPIPQIALEANPNLSQNPGY; encoded by the coding sequence ATGAAAAATTTCAGAAATAAGATAATTTTAGGCTTTACCGCATTGGCTCTCGGTATCTCATCCTGTACCAGTGACCTTGATACGAAGCCAAAAGTAGAGATGTCGCTGGAGAACCTGCTGGCTAAAGACCCGCAGGCAGTAGAAGGCCTGCTTTCTAAAATGTATGGCACCTTTGCATTGTCCGGCCCAAGCGGCCCGGGAAGCTCTGATATCAGCGGTAATGCCGGTGAAACAGGTTTCCTTAGGGGTATCATTAACCTGCAGGATTTTACAGCAGACGGTATGAAAAACCGCTGGGGCGATGACGGCCTTGACCAGCTTACCACAGCATCTGACTGGACTTCAAGGAACAAATTTTTCCAGTACCTGTACGACAGGGTGTATTATATAGTACCCCAAACCACAAACATCATATTAGCGCTTGAAAATGTAGACGTGGCCAATGAAGAGCAGATAAAAAGCGAGCTTCGCTTTATCAGGGCGCTTTCTTACTACTACATGATCGATTGCTTTGGCAAGGGCGTTCTTGTGAATGAAAGTAATTACGGCACCACTTCACCGCTTCCTGAAGCTTCAAGAACAGAGTTGTTTAACTATGTGGAAAGCGAGCTGCTCGCTATTGAACCTTCTATGCCGGTGACAAATTCTTACGGAAGGGCAAACAAGGCAGTAGTACGCATGCTGCTGGCTAAACTGTACCTTAATGCTCAGGTATATACCGGAACAGCACGCTGGAACGATGCGCTGAATTACACCTCTCTTGTGATCAATGAGGGCGGATACACACTTGCACCTAATTTTGTAAGCGTATTTAGCGGCGACAACAATACATCGTCTGAGATCATTTTCCCGCTTATCGCTGATCCGGTAGTAAGCCAGAGTTTTGCTAACACGACTTATATCGTGAACGGTTCTTTGGGTACAGAAACGATGCCGATAGGTACTTTTGGCGCGACCGAAGGCTGGTCCGGCCACAGGGCTACGAAAGCCTGGTATTCATTGTACGGTGATCTTGAAACCTCTCCTGACGACAGGGCTAAGCTTTTCTGGACAACCGGGCATAACTATGAAATGGAAAATTATAAAACATGGGTAGACGGGTATCCATCTACCAAATTCAGGAATACCAATTTCAATGGCCCGTCTAATGCCACACAATTTTCACCTACCGATTTCCCTCTGTTCAGGCTTGCGGATGCTTACCTGATGTATGCCGAATGCGTAGTGCGTGGCGGAGGCGGCTCTTCATCGGATGCACTAACGTATGTGAACAATGTAAGAACAAGGTCGCATGCGCCGGCTATTACCGCCAGCGAGCTTACACTTGACTTTATCCTTGATGAAAGGGCGCGCGAGCTTAACCTTGAAGGCCACAGGAGGACAGACCTTATCCGTTTCGGGAAATTTACCGGCGGAAGCTATGTATGGCCATGGAAGGGCAATAGCGCGGGTGGCGTAGCAATCCCTTCTACCTATAATGTTTTCCCGATCCCTCAAATTGCGCTTGAAGCGAACCCTAATTTATCACAAAACCCTGGTTACTAA
- a CDS encoding SusE domain-containing protein has product MKKIFNLSIVALLFLSVMSCTTDDNQIVVSESTKPVLIAPEGSASIVINPNALDAVALTLVWDHTAYSVDTEIDYKVEIAAAETNFAAPITIANTGDRFLVISGSELKNFLIKQPTDNPAGLGLADGVNANIEVRVTATIGDNADLPMVSDVLPLTIVFGTGGVPEPVDPVLYLVGAPQAYYGLSAWDNATAIPMRYLGDGTTKVFEAYVKIAAGEGFKFIGEQGTWDNGNYGTIGGAQDGNLENSGGSQDIKVADTDGLYYVWVDIDNMQYKAVKMQWGIIGDATPGGWTDETPMTYDFATNKWSITTSLSTGGLKFRTANTGQFIANDAWKFNVGVSDPMVTYNPASTNFPITPGSYTIGLTVNFDGTAAVTGL; this is encoded by the coding sequence ATGAAAAAAATATTTAATCTATCAATTGTGGCATTGCTGTTCTTATCGGTAATGTCATGTACTACAGACGACAACCAGATTGTCGTAAGCGAATCGACGAAACCTGTGCTTATTGCACCTGAAGGAAGCGCCAGTATCGTAATAAATCCAAATGCGCTTGATGCCGTGGCCTTAACCCTTGTGTGGGACCATACTGCTTACAGCGTTGATACGGAAATTGATTATAAAGTGGAAATAGCTGCTGCTGAGACGAATTTTGCAGCTCCTATTACTATTGCAAACACAGGTGACCGTTTTCTTGTTATTTCCGGCTCTGAACTTAAAAACTTCCTTATAAAGCAGCCTACTGATAATCCTGCGGGATTGGGCCTTGCCGATGGAGTAAACGCAAACATAGAAGTACGTGTTACCGCGACAATCGGCGACAATGCCGACCTGCCAATGGTATCTGACGTATTACCCCTGACCATTGTTTTTGGTACAGGCGGGGTACCTGAGCCAGTAGACCCTGTGCTTTACCTTGTGGGTGCGCCACAGGCATACTACGGTCTTAGCGCGTGGGACAACGCTACTGCTATACCGATGCGCTATTTGGGTGATGGTACTACAAAAGTTTTTGAGGCTTATGTAAAGATCGCTGCAGGTGAAGGATTTAAATTTATTGGCGAGCAGGGAACCTGGGATAACGGTAACTATGGTACTATAGGGGGTGCCCAGGACGGCAACCTGGAAAATTCAGGTGGCAGTCAGGACATTAAGGTAGCAGATACCGATGGCCTTTACTATGTTTGGGTAGATATTGACAACATGCAATACAAAGCTGTTAAGATGCAGTGGGGTATCATAGGAGATGCAACTCCGGGCGGATGGACTGATGAAACGCCAATGACATACGACTTTGCAACTAACAAATGGTCTATTACAACATCGCTTTCTACAGGTGGTTTGAAATTCAGGACCGCCAATACAGGACAGTTTATTGCAAATGATGCATGGAAATTCAACGTTGGTGTCAGCGATCCGATGGTGACCTACAACCCTGCTTCAACTAATTTCCCTATAACCCCGGGATCTTATACTATTGGGCTTACAGTGAACTTTGACGGCACAGCAGCAGTTACAGGGCTATAA